One genomic segment of uncultured Campylobacter sp. includes these proteins:
- the hslU gene encoding HslU--HslV peptidase ATPase subunit: MMTPKQIVEKLDEYIIGQNSAKRTIAVALRNRYRRMALEDEMKNEVMPKNILMIGSTGVGKTEIARRLSKMFGLPFIKVEASKYTEVGFVGRDVESMVRDLAAASVNLVRGEEFEKNKDKIDDYIKRKILEKVLPPLPRGASEEKVVDYEKSYEKMAAKLERGDLDDLSIEIEVSENALESNPNLPPEMANMQESFIKVIGISTRKSKKEMKVKDAKVALKSEASEKVLDMESIKAEAVRRAQNEGIIFIDEIDKVAVSSGNSGRQDPSKEGVQRDLLPIVEGSSVSTKFGNIDTDHILFIAAGAFHISKPSDLIPELQGRFPLRVELDSLDEAALCEILTKPKNSLLKQYSALLKTEGVELEFSENGVKAIAKFAASTNEKVEDIGARRLHTIMEKVIEDISFEADKFKGQKIVVDEKLVSEKLAGIASDEDLAKYIL; this comes from the coding sequence ATGATGACGCCAAAGCAGATCGTAGAGAAACTAGACGAATATATAATCGGACAAAATAGCGCTAAACGCACGATAGCGGTGGCTTTGCGAAATCGCTACCGCAGAATGGCGCTCGAAGATGAGATGAAAAACGAGGTGATGCCCAAAAACATCCTGATGATCGGATCTACCGGCGTAGGTAAGACCGAGATCGCGCGCAGGCTTTCGAAGATGTTTGGGCTTCCTTTTATCAAGGTCGAGGCCAGCAAATACACCGAGGTGGGCTTCGTGGGGCGCGACGTGGAGAGCATGGTGCGAGATCTAGCCGCCGCGTCGGTAAATTTAGTTCGCGGCGAGGAATTTGAAAAAAATAAAGATAAGATTGATGATTATATCAAGCGTAAAATTTTAGAAAAAGTCCTTCCGCCGCTTCCGCGCGGAGCGAGCGAGGAGAAGGTCGTAGATTACGAAAAAAGCTACGAAAAGATGGCGGCCAAGCTCGAGCGCGGCGATCTGGATGATCTTAGTATCGAGATTGAAGTAAGCGAAAACGCGCTTGAATCAAATCCGAATTTGCCGCCTGAGATGGCGAATATGCAGGAAAGCTTCATCAAGGTAATCGGAATTTCGACGCGCAAAAGCAAAAAAGAGATGAAGGTAAAAGACGCCAAGGTTGCCCTTAAAAGCGAGGCTAGCGAGAAAGTTCTCGATATGGAGAGTATCAAAGCCGAAGCCGTTAGGCGCGCGCAAAACGAGGGCATCATCTTTATCGATGAGATCGATAAGGTGGCGGTTTCAAGCGGTAATAGCGGCAGGCAGGATCCGAGCAAAGAGGGCGTGCAGCGCGATCTGCTTCCGATCGTGGAGGGCAGCAGCGTAAGCACGAAATTTGGCAATATCGACACCGATCACATCCTTTTTATCGCTGCGGGCGCCTTTCATATCAGCAAGCCGAGCGATCTTATACCCGAGCTTCAGGGGCGCTTCCCGCTTCGCGTCGAGCTTGACAGCCTAGACGAGGCGGCGCTGTGTGAAATTTTAACCAAGCCAAAAAATTCGCTCCTTAAGCAGTACTCGGCGCTTTTAAAGACCGAGGGCGTCGAGCTAGAGTTTAGCGAGAACGGGGTCAAGGCGATCGCGAAATTTGCGGCGAGCACGAATGAAAAGGTCGAGGATATCGGTGCTAGAAGACTACATACGATAATGGAAAAGGTGATTGAGGATATCAGCTTCGAAGCGGATAAGTTTAAAGGGCAAAAGATCGTCGTGGATGAAAAGCTCGTAAGCGAAAAGCTAGCAGGCATCGCAAGCGACGAGGATCTGGCGAAATACATTTTGTGA